One endosymbiont 'TC1' of Trimyema compressum genomic window, AGCTGCTTCAAGAGCCTCAACAACATGAGCCTGGTTTGGGTCAGACATTACAGGATTCTCACCAATAACATAAAGACCTTTCATTTCACCATTAAGTACCTGCCCAAAAATCTCAGTTAATTTATAGCCGATTTTACATGAGGTCTGTTGTCCCCACTTCTGTTTAAATTTATCATGAACTTTCTTATCAGATGCTTTTTGATAACCTGGAAATTCAGCTGGAACAGCCCCCATATCACAGGAACCCTGAACATTATTCTGTCCACGTAGTGGGTTAACACCAGCCCCTTCTTTTCCTACATTACCTGTAATCATAGCTAAATTAGCTAATGCAGCAACAGTTGATGAGCCAGTAATATGCTGCGTTACACCCATGGTATAAGCAATAGAGCCATTCTTAGCTGTTGCATATCCTCTGGCCATTTCACGAATTATTGCTTCAGATAATCCAGTAACTTCAACAGCTAACTGAAGATCTTCTTCATCAATTGAATCCATTAGCTCTTCATAACCTTCAGTTCTTTCAAGAATAAACTTTTCATCAGCCAATCCCTCAGAAAATATCACATAAATCATAGCATTAATTAAGGCTAAGTTAGTACCAGGTTGAATTAGTGCGTAAACATCAGCATAATCTGCTAGTTGAATTCTCCTTGGATCAATTACATAAAGCTTGCCGCCTTTTAGTTTAGCTTCAATTATACGAGTAGCAACTAAAGGGTGCTGTTCTGTTGTATTAGATCCTATGACAATAGTGCAATCTGCTTTACTAAAATCATCAATGCTATTGGTCATGGCTCCACTGCCAAATACAGTTGCTAAACTAGCAACAGTGGGACTGTGTCAAAGACGTGCACAATGATCAATAGTAGCCGTTCGCAATGCTGCTCTACCAAGTTTTGAAGTTAAAAAGTTTTCTTCATTAGTACAGCGAGCACTTGCTAAAATACCAATATGTTCAGTGTTATCACCTTCTGCCATGATTTTACTAAAACCTTCTTTAATTTTATCATATGCTTCTTCATAAGTAGCTTCCCTAAAAACACCATTTTCTTTTATTAATGGAGACTTTAGTCTATCTTTATTATGAACAAAGTTAAATCCATGCCACCCTTTTGCACAAATTTTACCTCTATTCACTATATGGTTTCTAGGTGGTTTAGCACTGACAACTTTACCATTTTCTTCTGTCAGAATTAAGCCACAACCACAACCACAATATCCACAGGTTGTTAATGTTTCACTCATTGTTTTCCTCCGTTTTGAACAATTATTTCTTTAAAAAAGTTTCTCCCAAATACCTTGGTCGCCCTTTAACCTCGTTATAGATTTTGCCAATATACTCACCACAAATACCTAAGGCAAATAACTGAATACCGCCTAATAACCAAATAGAGGATATTAAACCAGTCCATCCAGCTACTGGATTTCCAAGAATTTTATTAATCAAAGCCACAATTAGAATAATAAAGCTAATAATAAATATAAGAATACCAATACTAGCAATCATTCTCAATGGCTTTACACTAAAAGAAGTTACCCCTTCCCAAGCAAATTTCAACATTTTACTTAATGGGTACTTACTCTCTCCAGCAAAACGCTCATTACGGTCGTAATAAACAGTATCATTTTTATAGCCAATTAAAGGCACTAGTCCTCTTAAAAAAAGATTGATCTCTTTATACTCGGCTAATGCTTCTAGTGCTTGATTACTCATAAGACGACAATCAGCATGGTTATATACTATATCTACGCCAAGCTTTGCCATAAACTTATAAAAGCCTATTGCAGTCATTTTTTTGAACTTAGTATCGGTTTCTCTGCTATTTCGAACTCCATAAACAATATGACATCCTTCATTGTATTTCTCAATAAAACCATCTATAACACCAATATCATCCTGAAGATCTGCATCCATAGATACACTGTAATCACAAATATTTTTAGCATACATTAGCCCAGCCAACAAAGCATTCTGATGTCCTTTATTATGAGCTAATTTCAATCCGCAAACATACGGATTTTCCTTATGAAGGTATTCAATTAATATCCACGTTCTATCTTTACTACCATCATCTACATAAAGAATTCTACTGGTAGTAGCAATTCTATCCTCGGCTATTAGCTGATCTAATTTTTTAGTTAATCGGCGCGTAGTTTCCTCAATAACAGGTTCTTCATTATAGCAAGGAATAACAAGATAAAGCGTTTTCTTCATTTCAATCTCCACATTTTTTATTTTTCTTTCTGATCATTTTCTTTGACTTTTGTATATCTATTAAATGTCTTATTTCCAATTTTAACAGTTCTTGCTGCATGTCCAACAGTTGTTGAATTTTCCTCTGTATCCTTTATTACAATAGCGCCCGCTCCAATTTTACTACCTTTAGAAATAACGATAGGCCCTAAAACTTTAGCGCCAGCCCCAACAATTACACCATCTTCTATAGTCGGATGTCTTTTTCCTACATCTTTACCAGTTCCTCCTAATGTTACACCTTGATAAATAGTAACATTATTACCAATAATTGTAGTTTCACCAATTACAACACCCATACCATGGTCAATAAAAAAATTTTTCCCAATTGTTTCCCCTGGATGTATTTCAATTCCAGTAAAAACCGTCCCAACTGAGATAGTAATCTTGGAATAAAACGCAACCCATTTCTATACATAAAATTTGACGGTCTAAAGAACCACATTATATGAACTGATGGATATAATAAAATCATTTCAATTACCGATCTTGCAGCTGGATCCATTTCCCTAATGTGATCAAAGTAAGCCTTCATCTTCTCTCTCCTTTTTAAACTGCTCCTTCCAATAATTATATAACACTATATTTATAAGAGCAATCATATAAAAGGCGATTAAAAGGGAAAAATGATTTTTTCAAGAACTTTAGAATCTAAAGTTTTCGTTTCTGTTCCATAAACTATTTCTTTATCTGATTTTAAGAAATCTTCCTTCTTATTTTTTAAAATAATTGACTGTAATTGCTCTCCATAACTCCTATCTTTTTCATACAAAATTCTACAATATTCTTCTGCTTCTTCCCATCAATTATACTTCATAGCTATATCAAGCATTATAGATTCCATATTAATAATATTTTTAAAAACTTTAGTCTCTACTTGCCATTCCCAGCTCCCTTCCTTCCCAACAGGTGAAAAAGGAGTCTTAATCCAAGCCAAAAGAGTTTTAAAGTACTTTTGACATAAAACAAATTCTTCATTTTGATAACACTGTCCCCCCCTTTTATAAAGTAAATTAAATTCCTTGATATCTGTTAAAATCTTATAGCCACTTTTCAAGTATATATAACCATTGCGAGATTCGTAAAAAGACTCTATTCCAGCTTCATTCAATAGTTTATTTAGTTTACTTAAAGCTACTCTTAAATTTGCATCTCGTCCGTCTGAATCAACGCCATTCCAAAAAGTTCTTTTAATTTCCTCTCTGTTAATGGGTTCAGGAAATTCATAAAGAAGAAAAAATAGAATGCGCCTTATCTTTTTTCTATTTAAAGAAAAATCAGAATAATCCTGTCCTTCAATTTTAAAGCTTGTCGCATTCAAGAAACTAGCTTTTATTGCTTTTATTGCTTTTATTTTAAAATATTGCTGGTGTAATAAACTTGTGTGCTTAAACACAAGGAAAGAGTTTTCATCTAGAATAAACTCTAATTGCTTATTCAAAGTCTTAAACTGGAATTGATTTTCCTTTTTACCCCAAGCTAAGATTAATAAATAACATTCCAGTGTACCTAAATTATCCTTAATGGATAAATAGTAATTGAAGGCCTTCTCTAGTTTTGATTGTCCCTTAGACCCATCTCCTTTAAAATAAAAAAGCAGACCTTCAACTTTTCTTAGAAAGCCCACATAAGGTATCTCTTTAGGGCAATATTTCTTCAATCTTCTTATAATGCCTTGAAGACCTCTTTCATTTTTTCTTGATAATATACTCTTAAAAAAGAGAGAATATTTTCAATAAAAATATAGGTTCATTATTTTCTTTAACAATTAAAAACACTGTTCTAGATACCATAAACATTTTTCATATTTTTCTTTTTGAAAGAAGTAGTGGCTTAGCAAAAAGAAATAATAATCAAGATTTCTGGTTAATAATCTTTCCTTGTATTTCTTTAACAATTTATAAAAATACTGGTCAGATTCCGTAGCACTACTTTTCAAATAGCTATGGTAAACTAAGCTCAATAAACTATAGTAGGATAATGAATCCTCTGAATAATTTAATCTAATCCAAAACAAACTAGGTACATGAAAAACACCATAAGTTCTATAAAAACTCATAGGAATATACTTATTAATTTTTTTGCCTTTCAACCAGCATTTAATACAATCAAAATATATTTTTTCAGCACATTGATTGCCAATAGACTCAATTAATTGACAACTACCTTTACCTAATATAAAGTTTAACCGCTGTGTCATTAATTTATAAAGAGGATGTTTGGCAAAAGAACTAACAAGATAATTAAGAGATGGCTTGAAATGAAAATTTTTTTCATATAAAATCCTCCGTATTAAAATAGTTACTAAACCACTTATTTGTTTATTTGAAAAAACTGATTCCTTTGTTTTTTAGAAATTCTCTGAAAAAAGGCGCCAAGTAATAATAGCCTTCCGACTCCCTTGAAACACCCTGTTTTATAAATTCCTCCCGAACAGCATAGTGTGATAATTTAAAATAATAACTTAAATTGGCA contains:
- a CDS encoding glycosyltransferase family 2 protein — encoded protein: MKKTLYLVIPCYNEEPVIEETTRRLTKKLDQLIAEDRIATTSRILYVDDGSKDRTWILIEYLHKENPYVCGLKLAHNKGHQNALLAGLMYAKNICDYSVSMDADLQDDIGVIDGFIEKYNEGCHIVYGVRNSRETDTKFKKMTAIGFYKFMAKLGVDIVYNHADCRLMSNQALEALAEYKEINLFLRGLVPLIGYKNDTVYYDRNERFAGESKYPLSKMLKFAWEGVTSFSVKPLRMIASIGILIFIISFIILIVALINKILGNPVAGWTGLISSIWLLGGIQLFALGICGEYIGKIYNEVKGRPRYLGETFLKK
- the fdhF gene encoding formate dehydrogenase subunit alpha, yielding MSETLTTCGYCGCGCGLILTEENGKVVSAKPPRNHIVNRGKICAKGWHGFNFVHNKDRLKSPLIKENGVFREATYEEAYDKIKEGFSKIMAEGDNTEHIGILASARCTNEENFLTSKLGRAALRTATIDHCARLUHSPTVASLATVFGSGAMTNSIDDFSKADCTIVIGSNTTEQHPLVATRIIEAKLKGGKLYVIDPRRIQLADYADVYALIQPGTNLALINAMIYVIFSEGLADEKFILERTEGYEELMDSIDEEDLQLAVEVTGLSEAIIREMARGYATAKNGSIAYTMGVTQHITGSSTVAALANLAMITGNVGKEGAGVNPLRGQNNVQGSCDMGAVPAEFPGYQKASDKKVHDKFKQKWGQQTSCKIGYKLTEIFGQVLNGEMKGLYVIGENPVMSDPNQAHVVEALEAADFLVVQDIFMTETAEYADVVLPGASFVEKDGTFANTERRVQRVRKVIDPVGNAKADWEILRDVISLFNVDAAYEHPKDIMEEINEMTTIYRGITYDRIEDIGIQWPCPSIDHPGTPYMHKDTFSRGKGLLTINPYISPSELPTEEYPFLMTTGRIHHHYHTGTMTRRVWNLEREASKSFIEINEHDAKEMGLWDFRKVRVANKRGSLETEVRITNRIGRGIVFMPFHFKESLVNALTNDKELDPLAKIPQLKSFAVRIEVL